The following proteins come from a genomic window of Microtus ochrogaster isolate Prairie Vole_2 chromosome 7, MicOch1.0, whole genome shotgun sequence:
- the LOC101998489 gene encoding phosphoinositide-interacting protein, which yields MTMEVLPKALEVDEKSPESKDLLPSQTASSLCISSRSESVWTTTPRSNWEIYHKPIIIMSVGAAILLFGVAITCVAYILDEKQTVVSVLKMIGPAFLSLGLMMLVCGLVWVPIIKKKQKQRQKSSFFQSLKFFLLNR from the coding sequence ATGACGATGGAGGTGCTCCCCAAGGCCCTGGAAGTAGACGAGAAGTCTccggagtccaaggacctcctgCCCAGCCAGACAGCCAGCTCCCTGTGCATCAGCTCCAGAAGCGAGTCTGTCTGGACCACCACCCCCAGGAGCAACTGGGAAATCTACCACAAGCCCATCATCATCATGTCAGTGGGCGCTGCCATTCTGCTCTTTGGTGTGGCCATCACCTGCGTGGCCTACATCTTGGACGAGAAGCAAACGGTTGTGTCAGTCCTTAAGATGATAGGGCCTGCCTTCCTGTCCTTGGGACTCATGATGCTGGTGTGTGGGCTGGTGTGGGTGCCCATCAtcaaaaagaagcagaaacaaaggcagaagtcCAGCTTCTTCCAAAGCCTCAAGTTCTTCCTTCTGAACCGCTGA